One window of the Lytechinus pictus isolate F3 Inbred chromosome 5, Lp3.0, whole genome shotgun sequence genome contains the following:
- the LOC129260129 gene encoding uncharacterized protein LOC129260129 translates to MSIQSESVVLPPELHTCGDHRGYYGSCRCDVNTTVISSDHPFEYLSLTSRSRANDQGIDSKFESGTFAEHFGSVSITSMPHHQGDRLHHRPPRQVYSDWKFNNESRSSGARQESPNDVFECSAMMDSESSSSPASSTSPGSLAPHRNSPFGAHTLSHLEVLSSSHHHPRQQPQQKQQQQQQICVMNTQQAVNHLHHNNNHHQHQPHFQRGPKRRAVDNQPVDDAGVGNRKERRRTQSINTAFAELRDCIPNVPADTKLSKIKTLRLATSYIAYLTDMVSKDDNMNGDMESTTTISGMMLDNIGDVASAMPMIRQDFSLTCRSIIKDAVKSESAVRNDCEAKRKRNRTGWPEHVWALELQH, encoded by the exons ATGAGTATTCAGAGCGAGTCGGTAGTTTTGCCGCCAGAATTACATACATGCGGGGATCATAGAGGATATTATGGTAGCTGCAGATGTGATGTAAACACTACAGTTATCTCATCTGACCATCCTTTTGAATATCTCTCGCTTACATCAAGGTCAAGGGCGAATGACCAAGGAATCGACAGTAAATTCGAGAGTGGAACGTTTGCTGAACATTTCGGCAGCGTTTCGATAACATCTATGCCACATCATCAAGGTGATCGTCTTCATCATCGTCCACCTCGTCAAGTGTATTCTGACTGGAAGTTTAACAACGAGTCGAGATCGTCTGGGGCTAGACAAGAAAGCCCGAATGACGTGTTCGAATGCAGTGCGATGATGGATAGCGAGTCGTCCAGCAGCCCGGCATCGTCAACCAGTCCAGGGTCCCTCGCGCCGCATCGGAACAGTCCTTTCGGCGCGCACACCCTTTCCCATCTCGAAGTCCTATCATCAAGCCACCACCACCCTCGGCAACAACCACAACagaaacaacaacagcaacaacaaatcTGTGTCATGAATACCCAACAAGCCGTTAACCACCTCCACCATAATAAcaaccaccatcaacatcaaccTCATTTTCAACGGGGCCCGAAACGCCGAGCCGTCGACAACCAACCGGTGGACGACGCCGGCGTTGGCAACCGTAAGGAACGGCGACGAACGCAGAGCATCAACACCGCGTTTGCCGAACTTCGAGATTGCATCCCGAATGTTCCCGCCGACACCAAACTCTCTAAAATCAAAACCCTGCGTTTAGCGACCAGTTACATCGCTTATCTGACTGACATGGTTTCTAAAGATGATAATATGAATGGTGATATGGAGTCAACTACCACCATTAGTGGAATGATGCTCGATAACATCGGAGACGTGGCGTCCGCTATGCCGATGATCCGGCAGGACTTCTCACTGACCTGCCGCTCAATCATAAAGGATGCCGTTAAAAGTGAGAGTGCTGTG AGAAATGACTGCGAGGCTAAAAGGAAGCGAAATCGAACAGGCTGGCCCGAGCATGTTTGGGCTCTGGAACTTCAACATTGA